In a single window of the Gadus macrocephalus chromosome 6, ASM3116895v1 genome:
- the LOC132459218 gene encoding uncharacterized protein LOC132459218, whose protein sequence is MLHRNMPTCNLLLSGAIHFTGCLATQTLRMLTLFGLQCISASSFFRHQRRYTIPVIVQAWQNDQAKNSSDLRAMDGGLVLAGDCRSDSPGHCAKYGSYSLIEDRVNKVVDVQLVQSSEVPNSSWCELEGLKRSVGLLRGNDLHLATLITDRHRQVAKWVREELIPEGTQHYFDVWHIAKSLGKALDAASKECDQLQLWRPAIVNHLYWTAASTPDGNPAVMEAKWRSLVNHIQDIHDHDTPAFSSCAHGPLDGDQRNKEWLDPGSLAAVKLENIMMRAALLKDVRQLSPQHQTFSLEAYHSLILHFAPKHTGFSYLGMYSRLLLAALHYNHNANRETARRSDGTEKYCVRYPRFRKGAHVVRPIKEAASYGYATSLMKALRESYANSPAVLREVGANLSSDAPAPIAKSFEQIPKEEAISLYLARQSRFKKT, encoded by the exons ATGCTCCACAGGAACATGCCAACCTGCAACCTCCTGTTAAGTGGGGCCATTCATTTTACTGGATGTTTGGCCACACAGACACTAAGAATGTTGACCCTGTTTGGCCTGCAGTGCATCAGTGCCAGCAGTTTCTTTCGCCATCAGCGCCGCTACACCATCCCTGTAATCGTTCAGGCCTGGCAGAATGATCAAGCCAAGAATTCTAGTGACCTACGGGCAATGGATGGCGGGCTAGTTCTTGCTGGTGACTGCAG GTCAGATTCTCCTGGGCACTGCGCAAAGTATGGGTCATACTCTCtgatagaggacagagtgaACAAGGTGGtggatgttcagcttgttcag AGCTCAGAGGTCCCCAACAGCTCATGGTGTGAGCTTGAAGGGCTCAAGCGCAGTGTTGGcctgctgaggggaaacgaccTGCATTTGGCAACGCTGATCACGGACCGACATCGCCAG GTTGCCaaatgggtgagagaggagctgaTCCCTGAAGGGACACAGCATTATTTTGACGTGTGGCACATTGCCAAAA GTCTGGGGAAGGCATTGGATGCAGCATCCAAAGAGTGTGACCAACTACAGTTGTGGAGGCCAGCTATAGTGAATCACCTCTATTGGACTGCAGCCTCAACCCCAGATGGCAACCCAGCGGTCATGGAGGCCAAATGGAGAAGTTTAGTGAACCACATCCAGGACATCCATGACCATGACACCCCTGCCTTCTCCAGTTGTGCCCATGGCCCTCTAGACGGAGATCAGCGCAACAAAGAGTGGCTGGACCCAG GCTCATTGGCAGCAGTCAAGTTGGAGAACATAATGATGAGGGCTGCCTTGCTGAAAGATGTCCGTCAGCTGTCTCCACAGCACCAGACCTTCTCCCTTGAGGCTTACCACTCCCTCATCTTGCACTTCGCGCCCAAGCACACAGGGTTTTCATACCTTGGGATGTATAGCAG GCTTCTCTTAGCGGCGCTGCATTATAATCACAATGCCAATCGCGAGACAGCACGGAGAAGTGACGGGACGGAGAAGTACTGCGTGCGGTATCCGCGCTTCAGAAAAGGTGCCCATGTGGTGCGTCCCATCAAAGAGGCAGCCTCATACG GTTATGCAACATCATTAATGAAGGCCCTTCGGGAGAGCTACGCCAATTCACCCGCGGTTCTTCGAGAAGTTGGCGCCAATTTGTCCTCCGATGCACCCGCCCCCATCGCCAAATCCTTCGAACAGATTCCTAAGGAGGAGGCCATCAGCCTCTACCTAGCCCGGCAGTCACGCTTCAAGAAAACCTAA
- the LOC132459223 gene encoding uncharacterized protein LOC132459223 isoform X2 yields MYRGEIFAYPMHLQKELLPSKAQFFAMDVACKYWPYLQKVTSVIPALKSLTEMKPFLSIMHARAHATKCEIKWSGRNQKGAGTTAGEEVKQINGYLSRCALTTKYMSKAARVDMLTVHAMGWNHHKAETLHKALSTRYVKTSKRAEEEAERLSQLQKDLQCSNAMAVQWIAEVKEWAESETPVTGLHVLQQSIEGLHLGLKQQKQTLYRQNGM; encoded by the exons ATGTACCGAGGAGAGATATTTGCGTATCCTATGCATCTCCAAAAGGAGCTTCTCCCAAGCAAGGCTCAGTTTTTTGCTATGGATGTGGCATGCAAATACTGGCCATACCTACAAAAAGTTACTTCAGTCATTCCAGCTCTCAAGAGCCTCACAGAAATGAAGCCCTTCCTGAGCATCATGCATGCAAGAGCTCATGCTACCAAGTGTGAG ATAAAATGGAGTGGTCGGAACCAGAAGGGAGCAGGCACAACTGCCGGTGAGGAGGTGAAGCAAATAAACGGCTACCTCTCCCGTTGTGCCCTGACAACAAAGTACATGTCAAAAGCAG CACGTGTGGACATGCTCACTGTGCATGCAATGGGTTGGAACCATCACAAAGCAGAGACGCTACACAAGGCCCTCTCCACAAGATATGTGAAG ACATCTAAAAGGGCAGaagaagaggcagagaggcTGTCACAACTGCAGAAGGACCTGCAGTGCTCAAATGCAATGGCTGTACAGTGGATTGCTGAAGTCAAGGAATGGGCAGAGAGCG AGACCCCAGTAACGGGTCTGCACGTTCTCCAGCAGTCCATTGAGGGTCTCCATCTGGGTCTAAAGCAGCAGAAACAAACCCTCTACCGTCAGAATGGTATGTAG
- the LOC132459223 gene encoding uncharacterized protein LOC132459223 isoform X1, which translates to MYRGEIFAYPMHLQKELLPSKAQFFAMDVACKYWPYLQKVTSVIPALKSLTEMKPFLSIMHARAHATKCEIKWSGRNQKGAGTTAGEEVKQINGYLSRCALTTKYMSKAARVDMLTVHAMGWNHHKAETLHKALSTRYVKTSKRAEEEAERLSQLQKDLQCSNAMAVQWIAEVKEWAESETPVTGLHVLQQSIEGLHLGLKQQKQTLYRQNDSNKLRHRLRRKLTADKKRLLQEIEKYNSLVADLSKRIDVALVDHSLAGQSTGAIWPWEDYGSGMHFSMLLKCHAVYRNSELS; encoded by the exons ATGTACCGAGGAGAGATATTTGCGTATCCTATGCATCTCCAAAAGGAGCTTCTCCCAAGCAAGGCTCAGTTTTTTGCTATGGATGTGGCATGCAAATACTGGCCATACCTACAAAAAGTTACTTCAGTCATTCCAGCTCTCAAGAGCCTCACAGAAATGAAGCCCTTCCTGAGCATCATGCATGCAAGAGCTCATGCTACCAAGTGTGAG ATAAAATGGAGTGGTCGGAACCAGAAGGGAGCAGGCACAACTGCCGGTGAGGAGGTGAAGCAAATAAACGGCTACCTCTCCCGTTGTGCCCTGACAACAAAGTACATGTCAAAAGCAG CACGTGTGGACATGCTCACTGTGCATGCAATGGGTTGGAACCATCACAAAGCAGAGACGCTACACAAGGCCCTCTCCACAAGATATGTGAAG ACATCTAAAAGGGCAGaagaagaggcagagaggcTGTCACAACTGCAGAAGGACCTGCAGTGCTCAAATGCAATGGCTGTACAGTGGATTGCTGAAGTCAAGGAATGGGCAGAGAGCG AGACCCCAGTAACGGGTCTGCACGTTCTCCAGCAGTCCATTGAGGGTCTCCATCTGGGTCTAAAGCAGCAGAAACAAACCCTCTACCGTCAGAATG ACAGCAACAAGCTTCGCCATCGTCTCCGAAGAAAGTTGACGGCAGACAAAAAGCGCCTTCTCCAGGAGATTGAGAAATACAACAGTCTTGTTGCAGACCTCTCCAAAAGGATTGATGTGGCCTTGGTTGACCACTCTTTGGCTGGACAGAGCACTGGCGCAATATGGCCATGGGAGGACTATGGCAGTGGTATGCATTTTTCAATGCTTTTAAAATGTCATGCAGTATATCGGAATAGTGAACTATCCTGA